The Beijerinckiaceae bacterium genome has a window encoding:
- a CDS encoding nitrogenase iron-molybdenum cofactor biosynthesis protein NifN: protein MAKVTIGKKACAVNPLKMSQPIGGALAFMGLRGAMPLLHGSQGCTSFGLVLFVRHFKEAIPLQTTAMSEVATVLGGLDNVEQAVLNIYNRAKPELIGICSTGVTETKGDDVEGYLKLIRDKYPDLAKFPMVYVSTPDFKDAFQDGWEKTVARMIEVLVDQPGNAARKDPSRVNVLPGCHLTPGDIEELRIIIEDFGLEPSFLPDLGGSLDGHIPDEFTPTTIGGIGVEEVATMGYASWTIAIGEQMRRAAEAMEKKAGVPFKLFDRLCGLSPNDDFIMFLSSISGRPVPMKYRRQRGQLVDAMLDGHFHLGGRKLAIGAEPDLLFDISSMLHEMGTRVTAAVTTTASPVLARVAVDEVLIGDLEDLETLAKDRGCDLLITHSHGRQGAERLKIPFFRMGLPMFDRLGAGHLVSVGYRGTRDLIFGISNLIIADGEENHEPTPDTWRTPAGLAADAATAVSTH, encoded by the coding sequence ATGGCTAAGGTGACAATCGGCAAAAAGGCGTGCGCCGTTAATCCATTGAAGATGAGCCAGCCGATCGGCGGCGCGCTCGCCTTCATGGGCTTGCGTGGCGCCATGCCGCTGCTGCATGGGTCGCAGGGCTGTACCTCGTTCGGGTTGGTCCTGTTCGTGCGGCATTTCAAGGAAGCCATTCCGCTGCAAACAACCGCGATGAGCGAGGTGGCCACTGTCCTTGGCGGCCTCGATAACGTCGAGCAGGCGGTCCTTAATATTTACAATCGGGCCAAACCTGAATTGATCGGCATTTGTTCGACGGGCGTGACGGAAACCAAAGGCGATGACGTCGAGGGATACCTCAAGCTTATTCGCGATAAATATCCAGATCTTGCAAAATTTCCGATGGTTTACGTCTCCACGCCCGATTTCAAGGATGCGTTTCAGGACGGCTGGGAGAAAACCGTCGCCAGAATGATCGAAGTGCTGGTCGATCAGCCGGGCAATGCGGCGCGGAAGGATCCGAGCCGGGTCAACGTTCTGCCCGGATGCCATTTGACTCCCGGCGACATCGAGGAACTGCGCATAATCATCGAGGATTTCGGGCTCGAGCCATCGTTCCTGCCCGATTTGGGCGGATCGCTCGACGGGCATATTCCGGATGAATTCACCCCGACGACGATCGGGGGAATCGGCGTGGAAGAAGTCGCGACAATGGGGTATGCGTCCTGGACGATCGCGATCGGCGAACAGATGCGGCGAGCCGCCGAAGCGATGGAGAAGAAGGCGGGCGTTCCTTTCAAGCTTTTCGATCGTCTGTGTGGTCTTTCTCCCAATGATGACTTCATCATGTTTCTGAGCAGCATCAGCGGCAGGCCGGTGCCGATGAAATATCGGCGCCAGCGCGGCCAGCTCGTCGATGCAATGCTCGATGGACACTTTCATTTGGGCGGCCGCAAACTAGCCATCGGTGCAGAGCCCGACCTGTTGTTCGACATCAGCAGCATGTTGCACGAGATGGGGACCCGAGTTACCGCCGCGGTGACCACCACCGCGTCGCCGGTTCTGGCCCGCGTCGCCGTCGACGAAGTGTTGATCGGCGACCTCGAAGATCTGGAGACCCTTGCAAAAGACAGGGGGTGCGATCTGCTGATCACCCACTCGCATGGCCGCCAAGGTGCCGAGCGCTTGAAAATTCCCTTCTTTCGCATGGGGCTGCCGATGTTTGACCGACTGGGTGCCGGGCATCTTGTTTCGGTCGGCTATCGGGGCACGCGCGATCTTATTTTCGGTATCAGCAATCTGATCATTGCGGATGGCGAGGAAAATCATGAGCCGACACCTGACACGTGGCGGACGCCGGCTGGCTTGGCGGCGGATGCCGCAACGGCCGTATCGACCCATTAG